The nucleotide window GGCAGTAAATAAACCAGAATTATAGAGAgtaaaaatcattttctaaaCTTTTGGAAGGTTTGAACTCTCCCACAACAACCTATTTATAAGCAACATGCCTTATTTCTCTAATTATCCTTGCCCCAAGTAACTAACTCTCTAATTATTCTACTAACAACGGGGATACGTATCATATGATATGGACTCCTAAAAATACTGTTGTTGGAAATAGAACTCCAATATGACAATTTTAGAATTTGGAGATAGAAATACATAAACCACAAAGTTTATTTCTACTCCTTGTAACAAATAacattgtttcttttctttgcaTTTAGAAACCCCTAAACCTATTCTAatgacaaacacaaacaaacataTGTTCTGATTTTGTTATGAACCTTATCAGTTTTAGAAAGGGATGTAGCTGCACCTGCCCAAATcgtatatgttaaaaataaatgtttgtcACAGGGTGAATTCCATGTAACCACACCATATAtgtgttttgaatttgaaaaaaatgctagaCTCCCACAAATCACACCAGCCcctaaatttaattgataataaccACACATATATATGTTGCCCCTGCAACCGAATATAGAAATCATATAATAACCACATATGGACTAATCATACAACCATGACATCCACTGAATCTTAAAGCAAAGTGAAAAATAGCTCTGCTAAGATCCCCTTGCAGTAACCAATGCATGAAATCCAAATTTAATTACCACTGTGGCACCACACTACATGAGAAAAACTACATTATTGGCCACAATTCTGTGTATGATAGAGACTCATCTAGTTACACTTCACCATCCATTTGTGCTGAACCAGTAGTATGTCAAAAAGTATCACACTTGTTTTCTTATTAGACATTAAGTTGACATCTATTATTATATCATAATTATTGCAATCAGTAAATGTTAGGATTAAGATATTTTGTATTTGAACAAAATTACAATCAAAATTCTGTGTGGAACTTCTAGGTGATAATTAATTtcctataaatatttaataaaaaagtattatttttcatatacatTTGATTTTTGGtatataaaatgaatatttttgcaATTATAAAGCTTAATATTTTAGAAGAATTGGTGCAAAAGGAACAAGAAAATGTTCCAAAAACTCACCCTAATCCTTGTTTACCAATGAGTGAGaaacatattttgaaaaaaagaaggaaaattgcAAGGAAAAAGACAAAAGAATTAAGCGGTTGTAAAATGTTAATGATAAGATCTTCTAAAGAATGGACCTTTCTATATAAAATGCTCCAATTTCAATACCTAAGCTAGCACTAATTTGATACCCCCACTGCAATATTCATGGAAAAATAAGGAGAAAATTGAGTTAATAAATTCGTAAACTTTAGATTAAAAAGAAATCATGAGGAACCAACCCATTATGCATGACCTCCCTATTGGTATCATAAGCATTAATGTaagaaatttagttttttaGAACCAACATAATATGCTTTCCCTAAGCCAAAAGAACCACGTTCATACCAGAAAatacatattatttaataaattagcaATTACaaatgtaattactttaattttattagtaagTATTTAGTGTAGCATTTCAACCTTCTAAAATAGGCAGAGTAATTCCTGCCTCTTGGGTGCACTACTTGGCTACTTCATTTTGAAGCttatattgataaaatattctttataaAAGTAATGGTAATTTATGCATGACATATTTATACGAATATAAAAATGAACACCTTTAATTTGGCATGGAAGCCACGATTGATAATATTGACTTCACAACATAAATGGAGCTTAGGCTAACTTAGACATCACCATAATGTTAAAGTTGTATTCATTAGCAATGTTGGCAACTATCAACTAATTGCCCTTTGGCTGCATATCATGGTAGCAGTGTCAGCAACTATCAACATTGATTGCCCTTTGGCAGCTACATCCCTTTCTAAAACATTATTCAACTACAATATGAAGATTTTAGAGTTTTTTGCAACCATAATTATGGTCACATCGGCTACAAATGATCACGATTTCCCACAATGTTAAAGATTGCAATGAAATTGTGATATGTGGCtgtgatcacaatttaaatgcTTCATGTTGTGGGATCAAAGAAACAATAGTAACATAAGACAAAAGCCATCTTAATTGGATGTAGGAATTTAATTACAAAGTGTAGGATCTGTTGCTCTTGTTGCTTACCATTTAGAGTGCTTGGAGATAAGCTCTCTTGGCATTTTCAGTGGACCAATTAGGCATTTTGTTGAAGTGTTTGTTTTCCTCAAATGGAATTTTTCTTTGGGTGCAATTTTTTCAAGGTAGCCTTGATAATTGGAAGACCAGGCAGAATAGTAGCTTCATAAATGATTGGTGTTGTGTAGCATGTTTGTCACTtagttttttagttttctttcctTCTATTCTTGGTTTAGTTCTCAAGGATTTTTACCCTCTTGGTTTTCTGCCTCTCTTTTCTATCTTAGGAAAAttctctttttattaaaaaaagtttgaaaattcCTTATAACATCCTTTACCCCTCAGAATTTAATAGGCGTAAAAACTTAGTGAAAATTACACATTAATTATACTTATTGTTTAATTTGACATTGTGATGAAATGGTATTGATTACAGGAAATTAGGAATCAAATTACATACTCTTTTTGGAAAGCTCTCAACCCATCTTTAGGAAGAGTATGGATAACCCATTTTACCTTATTTAGCAAATGAAAAGGTGATAAACAATTGAAAGAGTATCTACTTGGACACTATAGTGAAGATGGATTCACTAGAAAATTTGGTCAATTTTCTTGTAGTTCCACTTCTGTAAATTTCTGTTATCTTTTGCAAGCTGgtggataaaataaataattcaattgGTCAAGACTCTAACTCAAAGTCCTTAATTGGTGTGCTGGATATTTATGGTTTTGAGAGTTTTAAGACTAATAGGTGCATTGTTTGTGGTATACCTTTTGTTCTGTAATTAACTTGGCTTAATCTCATTAGGTGAACATCCAAGAAAGGGTAGTATTTGAAGTTAAATTTGTAATCCATCCCATGACATTAATTACCATTATGATTTCCAAACAATGGAGATATTGCTCCACTCCATTATGAATTGGTCCACTTCACCCCCTTAAAATTATCCAAAGCATATTTCTGATTAAAATGATTTCTCATGAAATTTTGTTGCCTTGTCGGTAGTGGTagtttatagatattttattaataattagttGTTCTTTGTACATTGCAGCTTTGAGCAATTTTGTATCAATTTGACCAATGAAAAGCTTCAACAACATTTTAATCaagtttgtttttaaaataaagattgtATCCTTAATGGTTGCTGCCATCTCTTGCATGTATATTCGAAACAAACATAAGGATACTTATTATATTTACTGATTTTACACATGCTCTTGTAATGCTTAAAATACTTGATCCGCAACATGTTTTCAAAATAGAGCAAGAAGAATACAAAAAAGAGGATATTAATTGGAGTTACATTGAGTTTGTTGATGATATAGATGTTCTGGATCTCATTGAAAAGGTTTTTCCTTCTCACTCAGTCACTCCACAATCATTCAGTTGATTGGCTTTTATCTTTTGTAccaatattttatataagatGTTCCTTTTGTTGAAAAGTATGAACTAAATGTGAAGGGTGATGGTTATAATATGGTAGGTTCTCAAACCCACTATAATATGTGGTTGTAAATAAAAGTAGTAGCTTGCGAACTGGTTTGTGCCTTTGTGGTAGAGGAATGTTGTGGCGCCAAAATTATTTTCCTTGATCACTTTATGGTAACTTAAATGATTCTGTATCTTCCTTTTCACCATAAAACTAAGTCTTGGCATGCACTAGTATgcctatcatttttttaaaattattaaaaaaagagggcaaataagtttaacttgtttttaaaaaaagaggaaacataagaattttaaaatttcaaatagttACGCACTGAAACTAGCATCTTAATTTTTGAGGAGGtatagaattttaaacaactactCATTATAACTATAGTGcccttttaataataaaatttttattttgaagataGACATTTTACCATATTATATAGAAGATATGGGATAAAAGATAGTTGGAGTTTCATTTTAATGAAAACCTAAATTTAGGTGCTTTCAAGAAAGTATGCTTAATGTCAAGTGTTTGGATGGGTGGGGAACAAGGGATCTGAGTTGAGGACCAAGTTTGAGTAATTCAGTGTTCCCTTCATACCTTTATGGATGTTATGCAAATTAGTTTCACAAGGAAGGTAAACCTAggtttttcatttcttccttacaTATATGTTCAAAATGGAGGgaatattttgaaaatcaaagttGACATGATTTATGTGATAATTCAAACTCAAGCTACGTATATTTGTCTAATGTCAAATGATAGACATAAAAGGATCAAATTCATTTCTCTTTGATAGTTCAAAATGATAATGTTAAAAGTTGTCAATTTATGTCTATTAAGAAACTAGGTTTTGATaagaattttgatataaaagggaaaggaaaataTGAATACCttgaaagttaaaattatattagcaaattttgtgtagACGAATTGATGTTACTACTTTGTCAAGGTGCTATTAATGATTTTGCCATTATTCTTTACAGGCTGATGTATTTGTCattactaaattttttatttatcaattttttgctGTATAATTTTCAGAAACCTGGTGGCATTATCGCTCTTGTTTATGAAGCTTGGTAAGTAAACTTTGTACTACACCTTTGAATTGGTATTGTAGGTCTTAATATCTCAATATCACTCAATACTATTTTTGTTGATGCTCGATAGCTATATGTCCATGTGTTTTGTAGTATGTTTCCTAGATCAACACATGAAACTTTTTTCCAAAAGTTGTATCAGACATTCAAAAACCATAAAAAGGTTCAGAAAACCCAAATTGGCACGTAGTGACTTCACAATTTGCCATTATGCGGGTGATGTAAGTTGGAATATTAGTACTTTTTTGTTTCTGCATATATAACTTCTTGGGGTAGTTACTTGGTGTAGCATAAGACTAGAATGCTTGATGTGATCTATTTATACTTTGGAAAACACATGCCTAATCTGTGTCAATTTTAGGTCACGTATCAAACTGAATTGTTCCTGGTCAACAACAAAGATTATGTTGTTGCAGAACACCAAACACTTCTTTGTGCTTCCAAATGCCCTTTTGTGTTTGGTTTGTTCCCCCCTTCACCCGAAGAATCATCCAAATAATCAAAGTTCTCTTTGATAGGTTCCCGGTTTAAGGTTGTTTTCTTATTCCCCATTATTTAAAGACAcatgattttgttttcttccttaAACTCTATAGTTTTGTAATCCTTCATATTTCTGCAGCAACAATTGCAAGCACTACTTGAAACTTTGAGTGCCACTGAGCCACACTACATTCACTGTGTTAAACCCAATAATCATCTTAAGCCaacaattttttagaataaaaaagttTTGCAACAATTGCGATGTGGGGTAAGACTTGCTTTCCCCTCCTGTTTTTGGACCATTTAGTTGGTACTGTAGTTGAAGTTTCAACATGTAACTATGTGAGTATATGCTGATTACATAGTATATCCAATTGTAGGGAGTTATGGAGGCAATTAGGATAAGCTGTTTTGATGAATTTGCGGATTGATTTGGACTTCTTGCACCTGAAGCTTTGGATGGGAGGTATTTAAGTTGTTAATCTTCATTATCAGGCCTATTAgttaaaatattctaaaaaccCTGATTTATTTCtcgttttaattttgttagttctGATGAGGTCATTGCTTGCAAAAGAATTCTGGAGAAGGTTGGGCTTAAGGGCTATCAGGTAACTATTACCATGTGATCAGACCTTTAATTCTTTGAGAGACTTACTCTTCAATTTGAGTTTGATCAATAGAGTTTAGGAtgtatttgtttttgaaatggggaataataatttttaatctatttacTTTGAATCACTTGGATAAGAAAATTGCTATGTACTCAAACATCTTCATTGACCTAAGTATTGGCAAAACTTCCTAATCTATATTCTCCCAAGCTCTAATAATGTTACACTTATTGGAAACtcataaaatataagttatttgGGTGTATTTTGTTACTTCTTTGGAGTTTTTGTTGGGATTAGCAATAgcctttccttttcttccttctttcacCTTTCAATACCATTCTATGGGCAATAATCTTGCAAATATAGTTTTGGTTTGGGAATAAGAACTATTTTATATCTTTGTCAAGTGTGTAATGAACTCAAATTTCTATTTTATGCCCATCTTTGCTCACTACCATGAATGTTTACTGTTACATGAGGTAATTGCAGATTTTCTGTACAAGACTTTATTCTATTTTGTGGTTTATTTAACCGGTTCTCTTTAATTGCTGCAGATTGGTAAAACAAAAGTGTTTCTTCAAGCTGGTCAAATGGCAGATCTAGATACTCATAGAAGTGAGGGCTTAGGAAAGTCATCAAGCATTATTAAGAGAAAAGTTCATACCTATTTGGCCCACCGTAGATGGTTTGTCTTGTTTATGTCATGTATTTGATAACTTGTAcaataatgagattacaacGGTGGTGGTTCATGCCATTAGAGTTGGATTAAGCCCTCAGGTGATAGCCCAGAAGATACTTGTATTGGCACGTCAATGGGCCCTGGATAAAGACAGGCAGACTCCTTTTTCAATAGGACTTTTGTTCCtaattcctaatttttttttataattgtgtcAATTTTTTTGAGTTCCTAAGTCCTGTTCATTTTTCTTGGAAATTTATTCATTAGGAGTACTCTTCCTTCCCCAAATTCACTAGGACATTGGTTTAGGGAGCCTCTTAGAGCAGCTGTATTACATAGTGATGTAAGTATAACTTTTGTTGATAAGGCATTTTTCAAATATCGACAATGGTGATGATGTTTCTTGTCTAAAGTCATAATGGTTTGTTTTGATTGGAATTTTGCCAGTGCTTTCTAACTAATTCTTATGGCTCTCCATGGCTCTCCAAGCATCACCAGAGTTTAGTTACtggtttttttattcattctatTTAGGTAAaccatttaatttcttttaatgttgTATTCTAAATATTGAAGCAATATTTTGGGAGGATTTCTACTGTCTTGTTGTCTTACAATTCTTGTTTTATGGATAATGCATTTATGCTTCATTgataataacatataaaatttaagttCCATGTCTTTGTTTTCTATCGAAAGGGTACTGAATGATAATTTGAAACATTTGTGTAGATCATTATATATGGAAATTCAGTTCATCCAAAAGCAAGTGTGGATGCAAATGATAATTCTAGtacaattattttctttttcttggtttttagatttgttatctTGATTTTGAAGATCAGTAGTTAGAATATCTTATTCTTCcctttaaacttatttttcaatGTTTTCCTAATTATTATGATCCCACTTTTATTTATCTTGCATCTAGGTTACAAGAACCCTCAGTATTGCCTATGTAATATATTTAGGGATCTcttcttccattttgtgtgtgtgcTTGTGCTTCATGTATGGAATGTGAAAGTTGTGATTTGATGTTCCACTGTTTCTTCAAATATGTTGCCCTTGGCCAAAGTCTTCTGTTTATAGTCAGTATTTTTGCTTAACAGATTCACAAAGACATCCCTTGCGACCATATCTGGACTACGTTGGATATCTTTACCAAAAAATGGATCCTCTTCCTAAGCAACGTTTTGAGGTATCTATCTTGACATTTGTTGAACTTATAGGCATAGCattatatgttattatatattgCTTAACCCTCTCAATATCTTATGCCAGCTTGGTTACATGGATTTTTTACAGTCACCTTTGCAAGTAAGCATTCCTTTCCATGCTTCTTTCTATGTTGTTATTGGATTCTATGTTACTATCTGATTATTCTGCACTTtgagataaataattttgaaagttTTACTATTGTTTTGTAACCTTTGATGGTTAATTTAGAGGCTCAGACTTATGAGACTTTTGAGAGAGATgcaatgaaatatattttatgaatatatttCCTTTCTGAAACCATTGTAGTTGATAGTTGACAGAGTTCCCATGGCATGTCATTCTTGAACAATTGAGCTGTAGAGTACTGATTGAAGTTGATTAGTTATAACACTTTTGTTGATGTGATGAGCATTATGATTTGGCCTATATCCTATCAACTAAagatgtttgttttttattaagttGGGGTGATCtagattgtattttatttatatgatctAGAACAATTTGATTTTCAATATTCCTGGAAATAAAGGTATATAATAGAAGACATTTGAATTATGCATGGTTTATGTAACATTATTGTATTTCATTGTCATTCTGTGGTTTATTTTGCTTGAAATGCATTCAGAAGGGCAACGATAATATTTGCAAAATGCAGTTAACAAtgtattctaagacggttcttagaaGACtacccttctaagacggtttttgcttttctaagacgatttttatctaagaactgtcttagaaggatatccttctaagatggtttttaatGGAATCGTCATCGAAAGTCTTGACTTTTGATAATGTTGACTTTGAAGATGATTTTGAACCGTCTTTCAATGTAGTTAAGAACCATTGTTGGAAGACGTTTTTGCAGTGgtgaattaagaaaaaaactaagGTGTTAAGAAATCAAGTATCTAAAAGAACTTATAGCAGAAGCGAAAGTTAGACAATTGCCATGCACATAAAGAAAACGCACACACTTGATAtgccaatgttttttttttttttgaagaataatATGCCAAAACTATGCAAAGGTCCAAATGATGATGAAGTTTGAAAAATACAACATAATATGCTATACTCAAAATCCCAGAACACATAGTAACCTCACATGACTTCTATGAATTTTAATGATGGCATAAAATTAATACTCAAAATTTTACTCTAAATGCTTAATGCACCCCACGGCCTCCTTTTATAGCTTAATAATTTGCGCAGCCCCTGtcttcattatttaaaaaaaaaaagctgtgCCATTCAAATTGTTGAGGGCCAAAGTTGTACCTATTcaatcattaaaatttaattgcaaGCTGTATTCAAGTAAAAAGTTTCTACTGCACCGCCTAATCAAgtggaataataataattgctCCCCAGCTTGAAAACTTAGAACCTTACCACTACCAGCTATTTTGAGTTCGGCAATTATGGAGTTAGGATTCACACATTAAAAGAATATGTGTGAGCGCacgaatatattttattttctaaactacactcttattttatttccatTGGAATAAACTTTTTGTCACATTTAATTACAGGGCTAGAAAATAGGACTAAAAATTTAACTCCTTAGTCAACAacaattatttgaaataattccTAGACTCCTTAGAACTTGTATTTACTATAGTGAATTACTCAAACGCTTCTTCTAATTTTACCACTATATCCAGATTGCAAATCGTGGAACCTATCCCAAAGCATAACACCTCCATATTTAGGTGACCGAACTATAGGCAGCAAATGATTTATGAGAGCATGTGATGACACGAAACCCGTTCTAGCTGCTGCATGTGAGGCAGGAAGTCCAACAAAGAACTTGCCAGCAGCATTAATTGATGTGGTCCACTGATTCCATGCACTCTTAAACCCAGTGGGGTCCTTTGGGGTAAACTCACATTGAGGATTGGTGTAGAACTTAATCCAAACATGATCAAAAAGGCCTGTGGTGAGTGCTCCATGGAGTAAGTTGTTTTGGAATGGACATTGTGGTGCAGCAGTTAAGTAGAACTTTTTGCTAGAACCAGCATAATGGTCATGCAGCTTATAAGCAAGTGCTGCATAGTGGAGTTCACCACTTTCAATGTCAAAATCCACCCCATCCAATATGGCATCCCCAAATGGCCTAGATTTTGATTTCCCTCCCAAGAAGTTGTCCCAAATGTAGTCTGCAACTTGTCTGGCATCATCTGGGGATGACAATGAGTAGGTCTTGGTGCCACCCCCAATTGAAAGCATAACCTTAATAAGTGACAACTCCAGAATCCCGAGTTAGCataggtaatttatttttaaaaaatgatatcaaATTCTAACTCAAGGTTGtattattaatgataaaatcataagattttaatacataataaatgataatataaaggaaaagaaaaaatcgACTTTCAAATACAAatacttgaataaaaaaaaaatactaaagagTAAGAACCTTGggataattgattaaaatatatgatatagaggggataaaatacaaaaactcaagatatttaattataatattatcaaaGCCAAGCTAGGGTGTATTATTTGCACATCCTCCATTACATGTAGATCCACCACATACCTTGATGCCTCTCCTTTGGCAGTTCTTGATGCCTATGCCTAACCTTTTGCAACCGTTTGACACAGGGGAGCAATGGCCTGCTAAATTGATTTGAGGTTGAGTACCATTGCCAAAAGTTGAGAGGAATGCTATGTTCACAATGTGGAAGAGTCCagttttgcatgtttttgtcaaATGGCCTTCAGCTGCATTTTGGCCCCAATACACCACAAGGCTTCCTGCATCTGACTTTGCAAACAAGCTCAGtgaaatcaaaaggaaaagaCAAAGAGGGTGTGAAAGTTTGTTCCTCATAGAGACAATGCAATGGTGTGGAGGTGCTATATGATTTTGCAAACAAGGTCAGTgaaatcaaaagtaaaaattgATTGCTCAAGTTCCATATTGCAGGGGCTATATATAGAGGCTTCAAACTCATCTGATTTATTGCTcacaataattttatcattggtTTTTCACTACTTCTCTTGGCTAGCCAGCTGTTCCCACAGAAGAGGGAAGCATCCGCACACTGACATAGAAAGAGAAATGCATTGACTAAATGAATGTGTGGTCacgtataataaattattatattttacaattaattgagaaagagagaaagaaaaaatatgaaaatagaaaaaaattagaaaatattgttGTATAAGAATAAAACATTTCTTATAGTAAATTAGAAAGAGAAATGCATTGACTAAATGAATGTGTGGTCacgtataataaattattatattttacaattaattgagaaagagagaaagaaaaaaatatgaaaatagaaaaaaattagaaaatattgttAACACATTTCTTTTAGGGTTTTGACCAATGTGTGCAATGGAAGAAATTACTACATGATCAAGGACAACTACagtctatctatctatatctatatattatatgtaaaaataattgaagtttTAAAGTATTAGATTgagattttaatttcattacacccttgatttgatttaattatatttagtcaTGGATCAAAAGTTACAATTAACGATAatcattgatttaatttaatcaaattgaaCATTAATAAAGGATTAAATTGATTacattaatgtaatttttaaaataatttttaatatttcactttaaatattaattaaggaaGGAATtcttttaatatcaattaaggatataaatgaatatatatatatatatatatagacatagatctatttttcatttaatcaaTTTACAATATATAGCATGAATAATAATGAgagacaatttttattttataattaagaataatatattttataaatttaaactctAAGAAAATTGACTATTGTCTTAAAAAAAGTTAgccattaataattaatatatattaattatcaatatctACCAATGAAGAAATCgtggaaattatttttaaaattaacccAAAAAATTCCATCAATGAATAAAATGCATagataatgaaatatatttgcaatcattattgtttataaaaaagtaaaaataaaataaaataaaaaagtgtatggtattttttgttttttaaactaGTACGGTATTCATGCATTTGCATGGATCATTGTTGTTCTCAAGCATGTTTGAAATATAtccatttataaaattaaatatttttattgaaacaaACATAGTTGGCTAATTAAGTTCTTCAAAATGCCAAAAAACATCGAGAGAGTattcaaaaagagaaaatgtatttAGTTATAGTCTCAcatatatttctaattttatttaaaatatttataaaattatatgagaaatttattatgtataaaaatataaaaataatttatacttttttagatttaaatattttacaattttataaaaggaaatgataaaataattcaattattttataacactaTATTTTAtaagcaatttttttaatagtttaaaatataaaattaattaagttagatTGAAACTATTGTAATTCATATAACtgaagataaattattattttaaaataaatagacaattaaaaaaaacctatttaGTTGTATTAcacttattttagttttaataaaaatcattgaAAGATACACTCGATATCTATcagaaaaaatatacttaatttatgatattattaataaagtaatttaaattatttttctaataaaaatatttttaatgaaattttttaatatttttgttatatatatatatatatatatatatatatatatatatatatatttaatattatgatATACATGTTAATCAAGAAAATTTTCGGACATGAAGTTATTAAAAgtagaacaaaaaattaaattttataataaatgtaaCGAAGAATTGATGTTACATATGGAACTAGGAACAAACTTATatgaatgaatttattttaaatttttctattaatttaattattaaagtatGTATGCTTGTAAACTTTTCACATTTTGATGTATATATACACTTAAGTAAACTATGCACACCTTGTGACATTTCATCATAACATAAACTCATACAATATTAAAGCAACTCAAATTTCCTCAAAACATACATATAGTCATAATAACTCTATAAAGATAACTAGCTAAACTTTAAGTCGGTCAACACTATACATatcctaaaaacaaaaaatgccatgcactattttattttatttttgttacttttttataaacaataaaaactgcaaatatatttcattatccATGCATTTTATTCATTGATGGAATTTTTTtggtcaattttaaaaataattccatgatttaatttcttcattgatagtatattaatttatttttatataatatatattaattattgatagttaaattttttaagataatagtCGATTTTCTTATCAtgagtttaaatttataaaataaattatttttaattagaaaatcaaaattttctctCATTATTATTCATGAAATATAttgcaaattaattaaatgaaaaatagacctctctctctctctctctctatctatctatctatctctcATGGTCGCAAGAGCAGTATTGTCCAGTGTAAGACTTGGATTGTCTAGTCTAAGGCTTGGACTTGTACAATGAGTGTGTCCACTGTGTGTCATCCAGCCAATTATTGTTTGTTGTATaactagttagttagttagataTGTGCATCTATATGTGTGATGTATAAAAGCGCACTTGTGTACAAGTGTTATATGAGATAGAGAGAGAATGTAAGTGCACTAGAGTAATCAATACAAAACtgttatttcttcttctctcatcTATCTTCTTCCTTACTATGTGTGTGTGA belongs to Glycine soja cultivar W05 chromosome 5, ASM419377v2, whole genome shotgun sequence and includes:
- the LOC114412287 gene encoding basic endochitinase-like, which encodes MRNKLSHPLCLFLLISLSLFAKSDAGSLVVYWGQNAAEGHLTKTCKTGLFHIVNIAFLSTFGNGTQPQINLAGHCSPVSNGCKRLGIGIKNCQRRGIKVMLSIGGGTKTYSLSSPDDARQVADYIWDNFLGGKSKSRPFGDAILDGVDFDIESGELHYAALAYKLHDHYAGSSKKFYLTAAPQCPFQNNLLHGALTTGLFDHVWIKFYTNPQCEFTPKDPTGFKSAWNQWTTSINAAGKFFVGLPASHAAARTGFVSSHALINHLLPIVRSPKYGGVMLWDRFHDLQSGYSGKIRRSV